The segment GATCAAAAGGATTTAGCAGCTGTTTTCTTTAAACCTCAAAAGGGTTTAGGGGGGAGATTCGAATCCACTAGTTACAAGGATGGAGAATTCGATCTTCCTCTTTTAGAAAATGCTATCGGTGGAATCGAATGTAAGGTAGTTGGAGAGGTAGCACATGGTGACCATACAGTTTTTGTGGCAGAAGTTCTTTCAGCTAATCTAAATAAGGATGGAGAAGCTTTAAACCTTTCTTCAACTGGATGGTCTTATGGAGGCTAGATAAACCTTGGCCACAAGTCTGTCATTTAAATCATTAATTATTGATAAAGAAAGGTGCAAAAGGGTTTTAGCAAATATTCCTCAATCGCCAGGTTGCTACTTAATGAGAGATA is part of the Prochlorococcus marinus str. MIT 0919 genome and harbors:
- a CDS encoding flavin reductase family protein, coding for MTLDLEAKKVLLRKIPHGIFICTVREGDEINGFTASWVTQGSFTPPLVVMAVRSEGSSHGIIQRTKLFALNVLRSDQKDLAAVFFKPQKGLGGRFESTSYKDGEFDLPLLENAIGGIECKVVGEVAHGDHTVFVAEVLSANLNKDGEALNLSSTGWSYGG